The region TAGGTATTTTCATCCATGAAGTTAATGCACAAGGCAATACTTCATCGATATATCAACAAGAAACTGCCATCCATTTACATGGTCAATTGTTGACACTCCAAGAGGGATTCTTGACATCCTCGAACCCTTTTGATCACATAAGCCTCTAACTAACTAAATAACTGTGTGTGTAGTTAAATCTTGGCAGGTAAATAACTTCAAAGACCCATCGGTTCTTCAAAGCTGTCTCTCGTCGGGTTTTCCATTACCTCCTCAGTTAGTGATTGTAGtagtagtagaagaagaaaaggaagaacatCAACAGCAACAATACCATAGCTTCACCGAATTAAACAGTGTTGAGAACAACTGTCTTACGTTTAAGTCTTTAATGATTGGGTGATCTGGATTAATCTCCAGTATTCTCCTTCCCCTCATGAACTCCAAGCTGGATTGATCTCCAAGAGCTTGTGCTTTCATCAACCTTCAAAAGCACGAAACATTTGAAATAAGATCAACTGAATAAGCTTGAGCTTCTGTTaggtggggtggggtggggtggggtgaGGAGATAGGTGTTGTTAAAGACAATTTCTAACCTTTCCATGTTGGCAGACCAACCAAACTTGCCAGAGACAAGCACACAGGGAGAAGAGCTGAGACGCTTTGAAACTTGGACTTTGGCCACCTTTTCACCCAGTTGCTGCTTAATCCAATCACATAGgagattgtattcttgtttaatttCCCTCTCTTCGACCTCATCATCACCACCTTGCATCAATAACCTACATTGTTAGCGAGATGGAAACTAGAGCCCCAAGAAGAGAGGAGCCATGCCATGAAAAAGCTTTTGATTTGCTTCAATGAATTGTATAATAGATACAGAAATTGCTAGTGCTCACCCAGTTCTAGATCTTCCTTGCTGATATCAACAAATTTCTTCTCTTTGTAGGTTTGCAGGTTCTGGATGGCAACCTCATCAATTGGCTCAATTAAATAAAGGACCTACAAACAATGCATCAAACAAAACCACATCACACATCCAGGAACATGTAAAGGAATATAAGATGTCTATGCCAACACAGAACCTGAAACGggttataaagaaaaagaaagtgcaACAAAATATAACATTATCATAGTGACAGCTACAAGGAATGGCaaggtaaaaagaaaaggagacagaaatcatgaatatgaattaatttgggaaatcattaaaaatatttaaacctaCTTCAGCCTGATTTAATATAATCCTTCCTTTTATTTAAGGTTTCAATTATTTCATTCTTGAAGAAGTGTTTGTTGTAGAATTACAttcttataaaacaaatcattaaggttgtgtgtgtgtgtctgtgtaTCTGTGTGTCTGTGTGTCTGTGTTGTATAGGTATTATTTTACTCGAGGTTTTTACAGTTTCATATACCCAACAGCTGCAGCCAGTACACAACACCCACAGCAGCACAACTGTTatttaaaacaatcaaatatttactTTCTAGGTTGAGCTAGATTGGTTACTTTACAAAGAAAAGGATGATTAGCTTATTTTTCATcagctaaaaaaatcatgtgttgCTGCATCACAGCAAAGCTTGCCTTCACCATGTGAACTCAAGTGCAGGTATACTTAAATCTGCACCACGCACGTACCTCAATGTCTTTTTGAACCAACTTCTCCAAGAAGGGCGCACTCTTGGCACTTTTCAAGCTGTCTGTTGCCAAGTAGTATATAGCCTTCTGGTTTTCTCCCATGTTTTCAATATATTCATCTAAGCTTGTGAGTTCCTCCTCGCTTTTGGAAGTGTAGAAACGCAACAGTGGAGTTATGCGCTTGTGATTACCAGAGTCTTCAACACACCCTAACTTCAGAAACCTGCCAAAGTTCTCCCAGAATTTTTTGTAATCCTGAAAATCAAAAACATATGTATATACTATTCATTAGTAAAACACAGGCCGAACAGAGGATAAAATATACATGGACTGCATGCCACTAACCTCTTTGTTTTCACTTTCAGAAAGATCTTGAATCATGTCAAATGTTTTCCTAACTAGCCTTTTTCTCATAATCCTTACAATCCGACTCTCTTGCAGAATCTCTCAAGAAACATTAAGAGGAAGATCATCGGAATCCACTACACCCCTCACAAAGCTCAAATATCGTGGAAACTGCCAAAAAAAGAGGCAAGGACAACATACTTAGCTTGTTCTTGTATAACATTGCAACTTCATGACAAACTCCCAAAAACAGTGTGTTGACTCgtaaaagacaataaaaaaatttgcatgGAGGATAAAGTACAACATTATATGGATatgattaaaattcaaatacaatATCTATGTATGATTAAATATGCGTGAAGAAAATGCAGAAAACAGTAAAAGTTACAACTTCAATAAATTATTACATCACGTACCAGTTCCCCATCAAAATCATCTGAGATAAATACCCGCTTCACGTATAAACGAATGTTCTTTGTTTTAGGATTTATTACTTCCTCGTTGTTAAGAGGCCCCATTCCTGGAATGTATAGAACGCTCCTAAACTCAACCTCTCcctgcaaaaaaaattgaagttaatttcatACACTGAAAAATTGGTAGCCAAGTAAGAAGTATGAATATTATGGTACCTCTGTGGTAAAGTGTGCATATGCAAGTGGATCcaaaaattcattaaatgtCTTCTTGTAGAACTCCTGATAttcatccttttcaacttcctTCGGATTCCTCATCTACAACAACAAATAGAAGATAAACATAGAGTACATTATATAagaaattgcaaaaacaaaggTAATACCTACTTAAATACTCACCCAAATCGGTTTTGTCTCATTGGCTAATTCCCAATCCCAATACTTctcagttttagttttctttgtcttttttttctcaccctgCACCAGGAACATGAACCCAGTTAAATGGCatgattaattaaatgaaaatcataGCACCGTCATTAAGATTGTGATGGCATTTACCTCTGGCacctcttctccttctttcggttcttcctcctcttccacCTGCCCAAGGTTTCAATTTCGCAGAAACGCTTTAGCTGGTATAGGCTTAAATGTACAAGCAACACTAATAATGGCAAACAATATTCAGCTCAAATTATCACTCACATACAACATTGTGTGATTCAGAAAATATAAGTTCTTACAAAGGTTCTAAGAAACCAGGTCAAAGAGCcaatacagtttttttttttttttgataaatagcCAATACAGTTTTTAAATGGTAAGAGTAATGAACTTCCTTTAAGAATTCCAAACTATTTAATGTACATGCAAACCACTGTTCCACCCACCcagattttttcaaatttcatgtaAATTTGACAATAAGCAGGAAGTAAGAGAGGGATGCATTCTGACCTCAACAGTCCTTGATTTTTCTACCCATGTATAGATAGGGAAAGCAACGAACTGAGAGTAATTCTTCACCAACCCCTGAATTCTGACTGGATCTGAGAATTCATATTTGTCATCTTCCTGCAAGAGGACAATAATTTGTAAGCCTGCTTTTGATCACAACTACTGAAGTTGGACAAAGAGACGTGCGAACCCTACCCCCAAATCCCACACACAGAACAGgccagaaaagagagaaattttcAGCTTTGTTTTTGAACCATAAGCAAATAATACTGACTTTCAATAATAAGGTTAAATGCCTGTTTTTCATCTAATTTGTGAATAATATCCAGAGAGCATGTGTACCCTTAAATAAAGTGTGATTTGAGTTCCACGGCGGAGGAGCTTTTCAGGGTCAGTTTCTTCCTTGATGACATAAGAGCTACTGTCAGCTTCTGATTCCCAAACATGTTGCTTATCTGACTTTGGGCTCTTTGTAGACACAACGACCTGATTGCAAATAATATAGATAATCAAGTTTAATCAGGAACTTGCTACAGAAATGACAGTCACAAAAACTTCAAATAATAGCAAACAGTgcaatatatacaaaaaagttCATAGAAAATACAATGCACCTTCTCAGCTACAAGGAAAGCAGAAtagaaaccaacaccaaattgGCCAATCAAACCATTGTCTGCCCCAGCATCTTTGTTTTCCTGTAGACAACGGGGCAGGGAACTTAATTACAAGTCCAGCAGAATCCAAATATGGTAGGCGATTTGATGTTATCTAAAGGAGAAAACAGACACCTTAAGAGCCTTTAGAAATTTTGATGTGCCACTCTGAGCAATAGTTCCGAGGCAGTCAACAAGCTCCTCTTTTGTCATCCCAATGCCAGTATCTCTGCAGATTCAGAAAAATCAGATCAAATTGCTTCCCAGCATGCTTATCTACAAGAAGgaagtgaaattaaaagaagtcTTTGCATACGTTATGGTAATGGTGCCATTGTCTGGATCAGGCCTGATGCGTATCTCGAGGTCACCAGCATCCCCAAGCAATGAGGGCTCGGTCACACTTAAGAATCTCAACTTATCTAAAGCATCGCTTGCATTGCTGCATCACAGTAATAGAATTAAGTCACTATGTCTACTACAATGGGAAGCACTACCAGAACAACATGAAAtcaacagaaaagaaaatagtgaCTCGTTTCTTCGTCGGTAAATGGGCAGAAAAAGCATAAAAGCCTTTCCAGATAGGCTGCTTTTTCATGTTGCCCCTTACACAAAAAATTCCAATGTCCGACTAACAGACTAGATAGAAAATTAGCAAGCTCATAAAGCCTGGTATTAACAAAGATTAAAATACTCGCTATATACCAATAGAGTCAATGCTCACCTCACGAGCTCTCTAAGGAAAACTTCCTTGTGGCTGTACAGACTGTGAACTATCAAATCCAAGAGCCGACTGACCTGAAAGGATTGAGATTCCCAACTTTCAGTGCCTTGTAGACAAAAATTTTAACTCCAAACTAAGTAGCATTTAAAAACCAATtgtaacaacaataaaaaccaaaaaggcATCCATCTTTGGTAAAGCTTTCATAATCACAGTATTCGGGACTCCATAAACAGCTAAGAAATTGCACAAACATCAATAattatccattaaaaaaagagtgttttttacttggtcaaactgaaatcaaacaaaacaaaaatacaacaCAAGAAAAACCTATACCCAATTCGCAAAACCTAAAAGACCCCAACTttcacaaaataataaagagacCCACCTCAGCTTGATACTCAAACTTCTCGCCAGAAGTATCAGTAGCTTCCTTCTCTGCCACAGCAGCCTCGCACCGAACCGAAATCCGGTCATTTCTCTTCTCAAGTTTCCATTTTAATCCAGAACAGGAAAATTCCTTTTTGAGACCGTTATTTTGTGGCAAAAAAACACTTCTCAGATTTAAGACTTTGTTATTTGGATGTCTTATAGTGGAGGGGAGGGAGATTAAAGAGGCAGAAGTAGCTAAGCTTCTGCTTAAAACTGGAGCCATGAAAGaaagagggggagagagagagtgggAGAATGTTTTTGCCGGGCTTCCTCTTGCAGCTATCTATATCAGTGCAAAGGAGGGGAGAGCGTtgcaaagaagagaaaaaacccTTGAGGGGTTTAATGAGAAGAAGAGAGGGTTCTAGAATTTTATTCCAGACAAAAACCACTGTACTCTTTCAGGGATTTGCACTTGGAGTTATGTGTTTGTAAATTGTAAGGCTTAGATGCTGCCATCTCAGCATCCACAATATCctcctaatttttatttttattttctccttttgaaCTCGaacgaaaataaaaatcactttgtaAAAAGGGGTGCTAGCTTTCAACCCAATGCTGGTATTATCAATTTGGGCCCGACTTTCGATCTGGGTTTAGAAGCTAATTTGAGTGTGCTTATCACGGCAGTTGGAGGCTGATGCCGGCCAGAAAAATCAGGGCAGCGACCGATGGATGAAAGGCCCAGACAAGATTATTATCATAGAAGGAGAGAGCCTGGAATAATTTATATGAGTTtagtaattaaatttgaataaaacaacaaaaccgTCCCGTCAAATTTATATACAATGATCATTGGCATCTGCTGTTCTCTTCTCTGTATTGTACTGCAAGTGAGGGCCGGTGCAGTAGCAGCAGaccttctcttttttaatgATTCGATGGCTAAtggtattttcaaatcattttaagtgttgattgatattaaattttccTGTCAAGTGAGTTGATCATGATGTTCAAGATCAGGAAATAAATAGAGGGGAGAGCGGTGGAGGAGCAGCCTCGAGTCTCGTTGTCAAGGAACAAAGATCAATAAAATCTGGCAAGTTTTTCACTTGGAAACACCGTTGATTTATTCCAATTCATCATTGCAACGATATAACAGGTAACTCTCTAGTAAAACCAGTTGCACTCGGTTACTCGGACGAAGCATTGTCATTTGACTCGTTTCTATTCCTTTTTATCATCTTTCAAGTAAAAGGAATCGATATACATTAAATGCATATCCATGCATCGTGTTATTTGGAATAACAATTTCACCTGAACCCTATGCATACCAACCTGGATaaatagaaatttttaaaacttgatcgGGTTCAAGTAAAATTCAAAGGTAAAAAAGTCGGATGAGTATGGATATTAATCTATTCTAACCTATATGACCCCTACTTAAAACACTcgatctaaaataaataaataaataatcttaaattttgaaagaaaatacatATATACTATGTGATGGATCTAAATAAAATTGACCTGAAAAATtcccaaaataaatataaataaatccttaaaaaagagaagaaaaattaaaaaaaaaaaaaaaactcaaggatACGAGCTCAAGTAAGGTTCGAGCCCATGCTCCTTGCATGAGCACATGAATGCATGGACAACCAATGCATGGGTGCTATGCAATGAACTAGGTGTACGTAGGCATGCTAAGCATGCACATTATCACCATTATGGGCTCGGCATGTCATGCTTAAGCCCAGTATGTTTGGGTCCAAGCAGCGTTCTGTCCCGTTTTCATCTCTAATGAGCTTCAACTCAACACTCGCCATAGAATTTTTCTCGAGTTCCATGTGGATCTCTCAAAATTTTATACTGAttcaatacatattattttgagtagaataTAACTGATAATATTGTAAGGGTAAAATTATACTCTAGGtccttttctttacaaaaaaaaaaaaacaaaactcataagttataaatatatcatgagACCTTCAGAACAAATGTTTGTAATCTTTTTATTCCTAATATTTATAGcaaatgtattttcaaaatctatctccttaaaatatcattgtattttttctctttataaaattattgacttTATCATTGGAGAATCTCCATATCCATAAAAaatgatcttttatatatataagctatAGTCACCTGACTTACTGGGCACCACCTGCTATTATTACAATTACCAATTAATTGCCTTACCAGACATCACCTAATACCACTTACCAACCTTCTAGATTTTTCATATCAAGTCACTAGATACCTTGACAAAGGAGAATGAATCAAATTGTTTGAACCAAGAGATCAAATCAATTACCCAACACATCAGTTTTATTCCTaaacattttgaattttaagaCTCATCACTAGGCTAATAATGTACTAAATAGTTGGGTTTTGATCGGGTCGATCAGGTTACCCGTTCAACTTGGGTTTTTTTACTATGCAAGTtgggttttttatttctaatttccCGCGTTGATGACCGGTTGAAGCCCAGTTCGACCCATCTGTGTGGGTTTTAAGACAATGACAACGGTGGGTTGAACGTTGAGTGAATATAAGCAGGAATCAATATTACCTGATTTTATTGCTGATTACCATTTCTCATGgcttttcttcttatttcttatttactGTTTTAATTCGGTGACGTGGATAGATGCTGTACCTTTTGTTGCCATTAGGATATTTCACGCTGATTGTAAATCCTGACACAGTGAGCTGATTCAATTGttgatttctgcttttgatttgaTATGTTAACAAAATGTCTAATAATCATTCTCTctataaacaaatcaaaagcaTGCGAAATACGCGCATCACAGAACTTGCAGATGAAATCAAAAGTAAATATGGATTTGGCAAGCAGCAATGTTTTCTTGAGTCACTGTGCTTGCTGAGCTCCTCTTAATATGATTTGCAAATAAGAGGTGGGTGCTCTAACATGGTTTTGGTTGCTGTGCACATGACAAAACCACTAGTAATTACAAAAGACATGATTTTGctcgaacaaaaaaaaaaaaaagcttgattttaTAGGCCCACATGTTTAATTctactaaatatatttatgaaattatttcacTGAATAGCCACAGCACTTGTAGTCATTTCAGCTACAAGAATTCACATAAAAGATCGACAGGAAAAGGCAAACAGCAAATTGGACGAGGAGGGTTATGAAAATAaggataataaaatcaataagaaCCAACCAGCAATCACCAGACTAAAAAGCTGTAGGGGATAGTTGATGATTGCTGGCTGACCATACTCCCCTTGCTTAGATGCTATTTTGAAAGCGCAAACAGCCGCAGCAAAGGAATTTCTCTTTTTTGCTGAAGTGATCCAGGACTATTTAGGAGCAACATGATTTGATTTATCAAGCTGGAGCTTTCTCAAAGACTTCAGAATCCACAAGGTAACTGTAATAGATAGAAGAATAGAAGATCTGTGATCAATGGATGTATGTGTACTAGAAACAGTAAATTAAATCAACCAGACAAGGAATTGGAAAAGGATGTTACGGCTCATATAGGATTGCTGACCTTAACCTGATCGATCAGGCCTCGGCAGCTGTCTGCTTCAGACAATCAACATTGCACAATCCAACAGACCTCACCATGTCTCCCAACCTGCCATAACCAATTCCAATTACCAACATCACCATATATTCCTCAACATAGACTTACAAAGGAcacgaaacaaaacaaattaagccTTAGTTGTATGGACCGGTCGAAGCTGTTCCTAGCTTTCTCTGGCTGATCCGTGCTATTTCTTGCTTTGGCCATGCGTTCAATGCTCTTTCGTGCCCTTTCTCTTCTGTCAGTGCtggctcttgctttctctctacTGTCTGTGCTTAGCCTGGATTTTTCTTTGTGTCCAATACTAGGCCTTGCCTTCTCTTTATGATCTGTGCTTGGCCTTGGCTTCTCCGCATTGTGTTCTGCAGTATTCAAGGGTTGTTCAGGTTGATCAGTACTTTGGGCTGATACATTTCTAAGACGCGGTTGCAATTTTTCGATGGCACATATGAACTTCTTGAGATGCTTCAAGTATTCTGGGTAGAGTTCCAGATTGCAGTGGTTTCCTCCTTTAAGCCACAATGGCTCATACTTCTCTTTGCAAAGCTCCCACAGCTGCTTCCCATGAGAGAAATTCACAACTTCGTCTTCTGTTCCCTGCAAGAACCAGTAGGGAAATTACATTTCATCACACAATTTTTCGCATCTTCTGTTTcttaaatttgatcaatttcaagTATTGCAACaagttttcatgaaaaaaatgtaGGATTTCGAGTTCTCCGAAGCAACCGGTTCATATTCCATATCCATTCTGCGCCATTTTGAGCCATTCCTTAAGAATAGTGGTTATTCATAGTCATAGCTCAGGCCTAATCAAACGAAATcgtattatttattaaaaagtttGACTACAGGAAAATACTGCATAATGGACTCCTCCGCATCGTGATGACAACAGAACATCAATGTGTTTTTGCAAGAACACAACTCATATCGTGAAATTCTGTTTCTCAATGCTGTACCagaaagctcagatccttatttataaagaaagaggaaaagtTCTGCTGTGTCGAAgtatgaataatattatttggaaGCAAAGGTCTATAATAAGGCTAAAATATTGCATCAAAATTTGCAGAACATGCCAGACTGAATTCGGCTTCAGCAGAGAAACAAGAGGAAATGGTACTCACATGAATTACAAGAACTGGGCAATTGACTAGCGGGATTTTATCAATATTCTGCAAGGAAAAATAAAGGATTACCCTGAAAGAAAGTATCAAatctaacacattaaaattacatGCGAAAATGTGAGAGACGAACCTTGTAAATGTCGAACCAGAATGTTTTCTTGATAGGATGCATGACTCGAAGGCCAGACAGGATAGGACTGTGAAGAATAACAGCCCTTAATTCAGGCAAACAAGTAGCCAATTCAAGAGCAGGTCCACTCCCTAACGACTGGCCATACAATATAATGTCTTCCTCCTTCACTCCATATGTCTCTTCAAGGCATTTAAATGCAGCCTCTATATCAGCATACGTGTCTTGCTCACTTGGCTAATTGGCATCAATGCATTGCACAAAATCAGCCGTCATTTCACTTACTGTAATTCACAGAGAAAACAGCACGCTATACTGAAACAGAGTTTTCTAGAAGACTTGTAATTACTAGTGGAAATGTAACCTGTGATAAATTGAGTACGTTCTCTACTCGAGAACTTTTAACTTGGTAGCTCACAAAAATGATAATGGTTCAAAGTGTAATCTCTTGTTTCAGCACCTGGTTTAAGCAGGCTTGGTCATTTGGTGAGTCTAGAATGCCGGCGTCAGTAGAATTTCAAAGTTGTTGGACTATTAAATTTGAATAAAGTGATGAAAAAATTCACTTAGATTAGTTCAAGGGACTAACCCACGTATGCATTTTAACTCTGTCGGCTTGGTAGAGACCGAGGACATTGTAGTAAACCCCGGACACTACTCACTTCTTTTCTACCATAATATAAGTACTTTCTCAGTGTATCATGTATATTGCGAGGTAATTAGAAGTTCACCCTAACAACCCCCTCCGCCGCCTTCTAATTCTGAGGTTAATTAGGCAGGCCTGCCAAATTTGCTCGAGCCCGTGTAGAACAAGGGAAACATGAGAAAAGAGTCTTGTCATGAAGCATAGAAAGTCACATTTCGATTCTCTATGCtttgacttttaaaaattttctctCAACATTTTCATGAAAGTATGAGACCTGCTATTAATTCCATGCCCAAGTGAGCTTGACTGGTTTGGATTTTAGTTTGACCACTAACTTTCTGATCGATTATTTTAAAGTCAGGTGGAAACAGACAGGATTTTATACCTTTCCAGAAGACTGTCCATAGCCAGAATAATCATACCTGCATAACACCAAAGAACAAAATGCCATAGATCATCATACtataaaatccaaaacacacaaaaaaaataatagtagcaAGA is a window of Populus nigra chromosome 10, ddPopNigr1.1, whole genome shotgun sequence DNA encoding:
- the LOC133704589 gene encoding uncharacterized protein LOC133704589, producing MGVATSSMAAKFAFFPPNPPSYTILVDEETGKLRLSSDTLHQRDNVDVLRLCTKKGNEIVAMYVKNPSASLTVLYSHGNAADIGQMYHIFTELSLHLNVNLMGYDYSGYGQSSGKPSEQDTYADIEAAFKCLEETYGVKEEDIILYGQSLGSGPALELATCLPELRAVILHSPILSGLRVMHPIKKTFWFDIYKNIDKIPLVNCPVLVIHGTEDEVVNFSHGKQLWELCKEKYEPLWLKGGNHCNLELYPEYLKHLKKFICAIEKLQPRLRNVSAQSTDQPEQPLNTAEHNAEKPRPSTDHKEKARPSIGHKEKSRLSTDSREKARASTDRRERARKSIERMAKARNSTDQPEKARNSFDRLGDMVRSVGLCNVDCLKQTAAEA
- the LOC133705566 gene encoding LOW QUALITY PROTEIN: heat shock protein 90-5, chloroplastic-like (The sequence of the model RefSeq protein was modified relative to this genomic sequence to represent the inferred CDS: substituted 1 base at 1 genomic stop codon), whose product is MAPVLSRSLATSASLISLPSTIRHPNNKVLNLRSVFLPQNNGLKKEFSCSGLKWKLEKRNDRISVRCEAAVAEKEATDTSGEKFEYQAEVSRLLDLIVHSLYSHKEVFLRELVSNASDALDKLRFLSVTEPSLLGDAGDLEIRIRPDPDNGTITITDTGIGMTKEELVDCLGTIAQSGTSKFLKALKENKDAGADNGLIGQFGVGFYSAFLVAEKVVVSTKSPKSDKQHVWESEADSSSYVIKEETDPEKLLRRGTQITLYLREDDKYEFSDPVRIQGLVKNYSQFVAFPIYTWVEKSRTVEVEEEEEPKEGEEVPEGEKKKTKKTKTEKYWDWELANETKPIWMRNPKEVEKDEYQEFYKKTFNEFLDPLAYAHFTTEGEVEFRSVLYIPGMGPLNNEEVINPKTKNIRLYVKRVFISDDFDGELFPRYLSFVRGVVDSDDLPLNVSXEILQESRIVRIMRKRLVRKTFDMIQDLSESENKEDYKKFWENFGRFLKLGCVEDSGNHKRITPLLRFYTSKSEEELTSLDEYIENMGENQKAIYYLATDSLKSAKSAPFLEKLVQKDIEVLYLIEPIDEVAIQNLQTYKEKKFVDISKEDLELGGDDEVEEREIKQEYNLLCDWIKQQLGEKVAKVQVSKRLSSSPCVLVSGKFGWSANMERLMKAQALGDQSSLEFMRGRRILEINPDHPIIKDLNAACKNAPDSSDAKRAVDLLYDTALISSGFTPDSPAELGGKIYEMMAMALGGRWGRSDGDEAEDNAEESDANASEASEPQVIEPSEVRTESDPWQD